Sequence from the Neptunomonas japonica JAMM 1380 genome:
TGTTAGTCAGCTGGAGGCTGAAAATCTTTTGACGTGGATGCAGATGAATACCGGCCTAATTGAAAGCTGGCCGGGCAATGTTATTTACGAGCAGCTAAAGATAGAGCTATCAGGAGGGAATTTAAGCAAGGAGGGATCAGCAGCGCTATTGACGTTGATGAAAGAGGCGACAGGGCAGGCTCAAAAAGCTGAGGGGGTTGATGTTACAACAGGGGAGGTTTTATCTGTAGCAGTGAGCACTGCTTTGCCCACCGTGCATGTAGACTCTATTGTATTTGAAGAGTCGGTATTCGTGCTAACTGGCCAGTTTGAATATGGCACTAGAACAGAGTGTGAAGACGCTATTAGTGACTTAGGTGGGCGATGCGTAAGAAGCCCTACAAAAAAGACACATTATTTAGTTATTGGTGAGCTAGGAAGCAACGATTGGTCGAGCACTTCTGCTGGCCGTAAAATCGAGAAAGCGGTGGGTATGCGCGAAGCAGGCCATCACATAAAAATTATCAGCGAGCAGAATTGGTCTAAATTTTTAGACGGATAGAATAGATCCGGTTAAAACCGGCTCCACTTTATTTTTAATATGCGCTCACCCATGATATTGATTTTCCAATTAAGGTCGTCATAGCGGTAGAACCATGTTTCAACTGTTCCCCATTCTTTGCAGGGTGAGTTTTTAGACCGCCGACTAACACAAACAACCTTTTTAACTCTGCTTTTTGGTGAGCCAAGATTGGCCAATAGAACGTCGATAGAGTCGCCTTCGTTAATCAGTACCCGGCCGCCATCGGCTCGCAAAGAGCCAGCATTAGCATTAAACGAGAATATTATCGCAAGTATTAAAGTCCATTTTTTCATTAGACGGTTCCATTGTTACGAAAAATTGCTTTATTGATGTTATTGAAAGTCCGCTAAGTTAGCTAGCATTGGAGGAGTAAGGTTTTGAATAGGGGTGCTTCTTAGTAGCTCAGCAGATCTAATGGCGACTATAGGTTTTAAGGACAAATAAAACATCCAGCGAGCATCCCTAATTTCTTTGGTTGAAAATTCGCCATCTTGTACTTGATACCTAAAAATAAGAGTCATCCCTCCTTCAACGACTTTGGGCGTTTCGCTGTGATCTTCTGTTTGCTCGCCTTCGAAAGCGTTAGTGGAGAAGGAGTAATGCCATTCAAAGAACTCGTCGGTCTTTACCGTTTCGTCATCACCAAGCATTAACTCAATTTTTTCTTCGTAGGTAATGAATCCTTTTTCTTTAGGGGAGTCATCATAGTTATTTAAAAATTGACTGGATTTGATTATTTTAACTAGTTCGATACTAGTGAGTAGTTTTGGTATTTCCACTTAGCTCACCATTAAATTGATCGATAAAAGGGTTGCCGAGATCGTTATAGTCGACATCAATAGTGTTGCGCTTTTCTTTTGCACTTGCGTTTTCTTGAACGTGCAGATGGATATTGTTAGTAACTGATTTGTCTTCCAGCAAGAAGTCAACAGCGTTAATTAACAGCTGATTAATGCTTATGCCATCTTGGTGTGCTTTTATAGCAACAGCTCTATGCCTTTCCTGCCCTATGCGAATATTAGTAGTGCCCGATAGCGGCTGGTCTGGTTTTTTATCTATTTCTTCACAGGTAGCCAGATAATCATCAACAGCTTCTTCGAATGCTTTTTGTAGGCCTTTCGGATCATCTGCTTCAAACATTATTAGGTCTTGGATATATAGAATTTTTCCACAAAGAATATTGTCTTCGCAGTCGATTTCCATTGTGCCAATATAGCCTTTATGTTTTTTTGTTGTATTCATGCTAAATCCTCTTCATCTCTTTGAGACGCGCGACAATGTTTTTCAAATAGCATCGCTTAACCTCATTCCCTGGGTGTGGAGGGTGTAAAGCAAATATAACCTTGGTTTCAGGGCAAATAAATTTTACACCATTACCAGAAGGCTCTTCTTTAAATCCTACGCTTTTCATAAGAGACTGTAGCTCAGTCCAAGTAAAATCTTTCGGTATCTTACAGAGCCGTTGAATGAGCTTTTCTTTTCTGCTCATGTTAAGCGTAGTCTCTTTGTTTGATGTTGTAACTAT
This genomic interval carries:
- a CDS encoding type II toxin-antitoxin system HicB family antitoxin; the encoded protein is MNTTKKHKGYIGTMEIDCEDNILCGKILYIQDLIMFEADDPKGLQKAFEEAVDDYLATCEEIDKKPDQPLSGTTNIRIGQERHRAVAIKAHQDGISINQLLINAVDFLLEDKSVTNNIHLHVQENASAKEKRNTIDVDYNDLGNPFIDQFNGELSGNTKTTH
- a CDS encoding type II toxin-antitoxin system HicA family toxin → MSRKEKLIQRLCKIPKDFTWTELQSLMKSVGFKEEPSGNGVKFICPETKVIFALHPPHPGNEVKRCYLKNIVARLKEMKRI
- a CDS encoding BRCT domain-containing protein; translated protein: MPTAKQCLKCGVENSDYINAPAAACPECGAVYAKVDAYLAKSTKPKSDGFSFIKKLGRMLKPISTKAEGRHDTKETAPTKKPSKAKRKTTKEPPLKKVNGQSATARFDASRRATRDRNEFYGICRGVIFDGNVSQLEAENLLTWMQMNTGLIESWPGNVIYEQLKIELSGGNLSKEGSAALLTLMKEATGQAQKAEGVDVTTGEVLSVAVSTALPTVHVDSIVFEESVFVLTGQFEYGTRTECEDAISDLGGRCVRSPTKKTHYLVIGELGSNDWSSTSAGRKIEKAVGMREAGHHIKIISEQNWSKFLDG